The following proteins are co-located in the Eublepharis macularius isolate TG4126 chromosome 5, MPM_Emac_v1.0, whole genome shotgun sequence genome:
- the LOC129329940 gene encoding intraflagellar transport protein 25 homolog isoform X1 → MKSTDFCLSTEGADVILATSSDEKYPPENIIDGRPETFWTTTGMFPQEFIICFHKCVIISKLTIQCYLVQTLRIEKSLSKDPVDFEHCIEKDFNLRHQVSCTLEPEDLLSSCLPGQPDLEYKEGELQTEEFSFPEFQATHLRFIILSAFDTFVSVHRVMTEGIAQDV, encoded by the exons ATGAAATCGACAGACTTCTGTCTCAGTACTGAAGGAGCAGATGTTATTCTAGCAACATCAAGTGATGAAAAATACCCTCCAGAAAATATCATTGATGG ACGACCTGAAACATTTTGGACAACAACTGGGATGTTTCCACAagaatttattatttgttttcatAAATGTGTTATTATAAGCAAACTCACAATCCAGTGTTATTTAG TGCAGACATTACGGATTGAAAAAAGCTTATCTAAAGATCCAGTAGATTTTGAACATTGCATTGAAAAAG ATTTCAACCTGAGGCATCAGGTTTCATGTACACTGGAACCAGAAGATCTGCTATCTTCCTGTTTGCCTGGCCAACCAG ACCTGGAATATAAAGAAGGGGAGCTTCAAACAGAAGAATTTTCT TTTCCTGAGTTCCAGGCTACACACCTGAGATTCATCATTTTATCTGCCTTTGATACTTTTGTGTCAGTTCATAGAGTAATGACAGAAGGAATAGCACAAGATGTTTAA
- the DIO1 gene encoding type I iodothyronine deiodinase, giving the protein MLKISRVVQKTWILLQVCLCTAVGKLFMFLFPATVKSYILKQGAKSSMRRNPKFTYENWGPTFFSFPYLLFVLKVKWKRLEDEAFQGCPAPNTPVIDLGGEVHHILDFMQGNRPLVLTFGSCTUPSFMFKFVEFKKLVEDFIFAADFLVIYIEEAHASDGWAFKNNISIKSHQTLQDRILAAQLLLKERPLCPVVLDIMENSSSSKYAALPERLYVLQRGKVIYKGGVGPWNYSPQEVREVLEQLL; this is encoded by the exons ATGCTCAAAATCAGCAGAGTTGTGCAAAAGACCTGGATTCTCTTGCAAGTGTGCTTGTGTACTGCTGTTGGTaaactttttatgttcttattccCAGCTACTGTAAAGAGCTATATATTGAAACAAGGGGCAAAGAGCAGCATGAGGAGGAATCCCAAATTCACCTATGAAAACTGGGGACCAACTTTCTTTAGCTTCCCGTACCTACTCTTTGTCCTGAAAGTCAAATGGAAAAGACTGGAAGATGAAGCATTTCAAGGCTGCCCTGCTCCCAACACTCCTGTGATAGACCTTGGAGGGGAAGTTCATCACATCTTGGATTTCATGCAAG GTAACAGGCCTTTGGTCCTGACATTTGGAAGCTGCACCTGACCTTCATTTATGTTCAAATTTGTTGAGTTCAAGAAGCTTGTCGAAGATTTCATATTTGCAGCAGATTTCCTTGTGATCTACATTGAAGAAGCCCATGCCTCAG ATGGATgggcttttaaaaacaatatttctATTAAAAGTCACCAAACTCTCCAAGATCGTATACTGGCTGCACAGCTCCTGCTGAAAGAGCGTCCCTTGTGCCCAGTGGTTTTAGATATAATGGAAAACTCAAGCAGTTCTAAATATGCAGCTCTGCCAGAAAGACTTTATGTGCTTCAAAGAGGAAAAGTAATCTATAAG gGTGGAGTGGGACCTTGGAATTACAGCCCACAAGAAGTACGTGAAGTTTTGGAACAACTACTTTAA
- the LOC129329940 gene encoding intraflagellar transport protein 25 homolog isoform X3, with the protein MKSTDFCLSTEGADVILATSSDEKYPPENIIDGRPETFWTTTGMFPQEFIICFHKCVIISKLTIQCYLVQTLRIEKSLSKDPVDFEHCIEKDLEYKEGELQTEEFSFPEFQATHLRFIILSAFDTFVSVHRVMTEGIAQDV; encoded by the exons ATGAAATCGACAGACTTCTGTCTCAGTACTGAAGGAGCAGATGTTATTCTAGCAACATCAAGTGATGAAAAATACCCTCCAGAAAATATCATTGATGG ACGACCTGAAACATTTTGGACAACAACTGGGATGTTTCCACAagaatttattatttgttttcatAAATGTGTTATTATAAGCAAACTCACAATCCAGTGTTATTTAG TGCAGACATTACGGATTGAAAAAAGCTTATCTAAAGATCCAGTAGATTTTGAACATTGCATTGAAAAAG ACCTGGAATATAAAGAAGGGGAGCTTCAAACAGAAGAATTTTCT TTTCCTGAGTTCCAGGCTACACACCTGAGATTCATCATTTTATCTGCCTTTGATACTTTTGTGTCAGTTCATAGAGTAATGACAGAAGGAATAGCACAAGATGTTTAA